From the Fulvia fulva chromosome 2, complete sequence genome, one window contains:
- a CDS encoding Nucleoporin has product MATEDDNDPLHRLQNLQRDLNAANEARLANIERLAAELESSADNLRRLLERNKKSQASRDALTPDTLTIGETQYRITEPFRLNVKQVSDALNLDELEAAQLCIRSQFPDEDNQHGAALSMRAVLRFHEERFVLLDCLRILLLLGNGDEHTAEAYKEAVKELLQGEGGGPTQTSAFWRKCTDGLGDIEGFIADLAALDNKMMQTGQKQQDDDVAWVLSQRLLLTRQHESLAAVMTYLLPRGYVAPEDYRSFLSHAAALEAPADITTHYLPILASGAAHFAEERNEAAVRGIHSLFATGPGQLQWKQSQFKAAAIVIWLAEYSGTFPTPGATDSAGDARTDLFFDALTDGAFSFILGAASFLKPVVWHDPARVAITDFLIGSTVVMPADAPRARADFAALTMAELQTFTEAFVTNMPDALRRLRSTEDEKRRNLLSQSANGAGQTELELERFMVIMAYAYQHDAEAAMDFWSDRESNLYGFLRWVSQRLPTPRVAAFCLLLRSIACDDKSADTAHRFLLEDSTMTSGKLRKSYAVSWAQIFNELEVYVSSLKDRPSAPQGALGPDRAAGELLLEEPETGIMLDAYLGLTAHICRSSPEARQWLLKEQTFHLGEVMFKLAQSATEARIRACCLDVLAALLTDNVVEVRNGMWVLLDTWISSGGQDASSVARVNRPAFAAKHYLQAYANSAESAASLIALLNALVAPTASSPDHTIDELPFPENLGAPHRHAGIDAYVDFVLDAVFARKAGSMLGDGENSLIAIVRYECLHFAFQCLSTFNEDLVQLANTTQISVESTMETKSLTTYARLHPFARVMEWLFDKNVISQMFQTVQQNIDALNNAEPESPVVKATLKAIQILSLAWQLQPTYFDLVRPAILSQKTKAQPVSSTWTSIDEIFLTYLHAIVDIAEYTACRHVEISLECLRLLQRIGSSRRLTDTAESGGATRHGSRIVSVLAPGSALLTMQLAEDFVIHAWDLELDEVPLQVVRANATLDLMNGSLDISSTRPGIAHCLLGFHCRDRDVDVLPASVYSEGRSLFHAIAKCATDAELITQPAGNTSWLMALKRRCLEVILKLAIAPMTSRLVQPNLRAMEFLPALSRRLATTPAVPSWDGLPLQDARVLLQSSSAAVRDFLYIRAGFCRFAAVDLRAAAEQSAFSVQDKIISALLGTVISPNGEELPTVSIFDLFDFFDLETADAFVVPSTKYFDDLDVSSFTKDDAELGRSFDINVTEKALVLRKRELVSKGDIKEPAELEQAENEMRAISAALASQSNFMAIQVARSAALEAWTELVSLMVTKGALETPNLVAFSLQGLLIAAPKYERALSGDLESAAMLAKLVLTLTHAISHASQDSSEQTASVAIERLLAIFRVSLKAITDSATSLALRDVAYRTTCAILASLPKAPITSRTSPTSSSKQLLQLVQNTGERLFTVVTEDAFSGRGITRVSALLFLDSLVSLYQSLKVNTSMLRAFTKLNFVPVLLDTSIGNVAAAFKSEEETVATLAYFHTAMTLLLRICQTADGTQLVLNSGLFQTVDDSKLFSTDPDLGLDIDNPKALQEFYAILADTLRLITAVAVQKSPQPAKLFLQQNRFTVQAIFKQASRGLALDVAEELSRLILATDFLDDDQAAPGSTRVNGFT; this is encoded by the exons ATGGCCACCGAAGACGACAACGACCCGCTCCACAGACTGCAGAATCTGCAGCGCGACCTGAACGCTGCCAATGAAGCTCGCCTAGCCAACATTGAACGCCTGGCCGCTGAGCTTGAAAGCAGCGCCGATAATCTGCGGAGACTGCTAGAGAGGAACAAGAAGAGTCAGGCCAGCCGCGATGCCCTGACGCCCGATACCCTGACGATTGGAGAGACACAATATCGCATCACCGAGCCGTTTCGCTTGAATGTAAAACAGGTGTCCGATGCCTTGAACCTGGACGAACTGGAAGCTGCGCAGCTGTGCATTAGGTCGCAGTTTCCTGATGAGGACAATCAGCATGGTGCAGCCTTATCTATGAGGGCGGTGCTCCGCTTTCACGAGGAGCGATTCGTGTTGCTGGACTGTTTGCGCATTCTCCTTCTGCTGGGCAACGGCGACGAGCACACCGCAGAGGCGTACAAGGAGGCAGTGAAAGAGTTGTTGCAGGGCGAGGGTGGGGGACCCACGCAGACATCTGCATTCTGGCGCAAGTGCACCGATGGCTTGGGCGACATTGAAGGCTTCATTGCCGACTTGGCTGCCCTGGACAACAAGATGATGCAGACAGGTCAAAAGCAGCAGGACGATGATGTAGCGTGGGTGCTCTCGCAGAGGCTGCTATTGACTCGACAACACGAATCCCTCGCTGCGGTCATGACCTACCTCCTGCCACGGGGGTATGTAGCACCAGAGGATTATCGCAGCTTTTTAAGCCATGCTGCTGCTCTTGAAGCCCCGGCCGACATTACAACACACTACCTACCAATATTAGCAAGCGGCGCTGCCCACTTTGCGGAAGAGCGCAACGAGGCCGCTGTTCGCGGGATTCACAGCTTATTTGCAACCGGGCCTGGCCAGCTACAGTGGAAGCAGTCACAATTCAAAGCAGCTGCGATCGTGATCTGGCTAGCCGAGTACAGCGGAACATTTCCAACTCCTGGAGCCACCGACTCTGCTGGGGATGCAAGAACAGATTTGTTCTTCGATGCGTTGACCGACGGAGCGTTCTCGTTCATCCTCGGAGCTGCATCGTTCTTGAAGCCTGTGGTATGGCACGATCCAGCTCGAGTGGCCATAACAGACTTCCTGATCGGTTCCACTGTTGTCATGCCCGCAGACGCTCCGCGTGCCCGAGCAGACTTTGCGGCACTGACCATGGCCGAGCTTCAAACCTTCACTGAGGCATTCGTCACAAACATGCCAGACGCGCTGCGGAGACTGCGCTCTACGGAGGATGAGAAAAGACGCAATTTGCTGTCACAGTCGGCAAATGGTGCTGGTCAAACTGAGCTTGAACTGGAGCGATTCATGGTCATCATGGCGTACGCGTATCAACATGACGCCGAGGCTGCCATGGACTTCTGGTCAGATCGAGAAAGCAACCTTTACGGTTTCCTGCGGTGGGTGTCCCAACGATTGCCGACCCCGAGAGTCGCAGCGTTCTGTCTACTACTCAGATCTATCGCGTGCGACGACAAATCTGCGGACACAGCTCATCGCTTCCTGCTTGAAGACAGTACCATGACCTCGGGCAAGTTGCGGAAAAGTTACGCAGTCAGTTGGGCTCAAATATTCAACGAACTTGAAGTATACGTCTCGTCGTTGAAGGATCGACCATCTGCCCCCCAGGGCGCTTTGGGCCCAGACCGTGCGGCCGGTGAGCTCTTGCTTGAAGAACCAGAGACTGGCATTATGCTAGACGCGTATTTGGGCTTGACAGCTCACATTTGTCGTTCAAGCCCCGAGGCAAGACAATGGCTCCTCAAAGAACAGACTTTCCACTTGGGTGAAGTCATGTTCAAGCTGGCACAGAGCGCCACAGAAGCACGCATCCGCGCATGTTGCTTGGACGTACTGGCCGCGCTCTTGACAGACAATGTCGTCGAGGTTCGTAATGGCATGTGGGTACTTCTGGACACTTGGATCTCCAGTGGCGGCCAAGATGCCTCATCCGTTGCGCGAGTCAACAGACCAGCATTTGCTGCCAAGCATTACTTACAGGCCTATGCGAACAGCGCCGAGTCAGCCGCTTCTCTGATTGCATTGCTAAATGCGCTCGTGGCGCCAACGGCAAGTTCACCAGACCACACGATTGATGAGTTACCCTTCCCGGAGAACCTTGGAGCACCACACCGTCATGCTGGCATTGATGCTTATGTCGATTTTGTGTTGGACGCAGTCTTTGCGCGCAAAGCTGGAAGCATGCTTGGTGATGGAGAAAACAGCTTGATTGCCATTGTGCGGTACGAGTGCCTTCACTTCGCTTTTCAATGTCTGTCGACCTTCAACGAAGATCTTGTGCAGCTTGCCAACACCACACAAATCAGCGTGGAGTCTACAATGGAGACAAAGTCACTCACGACGTATGCCCGCCTGCATCCGTTCGCTCGAGTCATGGAGTGGCTTTTCGACAAGAATGTGATCTCACAGATGTTCCAGACGGTGCAACAGAACATCGACGCACTCAATAACGCAGAGCCAGAATCTCCAGTGGTGAAGGCGACGTTGAAGGCAATCCAGATACTCAGTCTCGCATGGCAATTGCAGCCGACATACTTCGACCTGGTTCGCCCTGCCATCCTCTCACAAAAGACGAAAGCACAACCCGTGAGCTCGACATGGACTTCCATTGACGAGATCTTCTTGACTTATCTTCATGCGATTGTGGATATTGCCGAGTACACAGCGTGCAGGCATGTCGAGATCAGTCTGGAATGTCTTCGCTTGCTCCAGCGCATTGGCTCTTCTCGCAGATTGACCGACACTGCCGAGTCTGGTGGAGCAACAAGACATGGGTCACGTATTGTCAGCGTGCTTGCACCAGGCAGTGCATTGTTGACCATGCAACTTGCCGAGGACTTTGTCATCCATGCGTGGGATCTTGAACTGGACGAGGTTCCTCTGCAAGTGGTACGGGCGAATGCTACGCTCGATCTCATGAACGGCAGCCTAGACATCTCAAGCACGCGACCGGGTATTGCACACTGCCTCCTCGGCTTCCACTGTCGCGACCGCGACGTTGACGTACTCCCGGCGAGCGTATACTCTGAAGGCAGGTCTTTGTTTCATGCGATCGCAAAGTGTGCTACGGACGCGGAGCTTATCACACAACCTGCTGGCAACACCTCTTGGCTTATGGCGTTGAAAAGGCGATGCCTGGAAGTGATCTTGAAACTGGCCATTGCACCCATGACTTCACGTCTCGTGCAGCCTAATCTACGCGCGATGGAGTTCCTGCCCGCACTGTCAAGAAGACTGGCAACCACCCCTGCGGTTCCATCTTGGGATGGACTACCTTTACAGGATGCTCGCGTGCTTCTCCAGAGTTCGTCCGCCGCCGTACGTGACTTCCTGTACATTCGTGCGGGCTTCTGTCGTTTCGCGGCCGTTGATCTGCGTGCGGCCGCTGAGCAGAGTGCCTTCTCCGTACAAGATAAGATCATCAGTGCGCTGCTTGGAACTGTCATTTCTCCCAATGGCGAGGAATTGCCTACTGTCTCCATCTTCGATCTCTTCGACTTCTTTGATCTAGAGACGGCCGATGCGTTCGTGGTGCCATCAACCAAGTACTTTGACGACTTGGATGTGTCATCTTTTACCAAAGATGATGCCGAGCTAGGGCGATCATTCGACATTAATGTCACTGAAAAAGCTTTGGTGCTTCGAAAGCGTGAGTTGGTGAGCAAAGGAGACATCAAAGAGCCTGCTGAACTCGAACAAGCGGAGAATGAGATGCGGGCAATATCAGCTGCCTTGGCTAGTCAAAGCAACTTCATGGCAATTCAAGTCGCTCGATCAGCTGCACTGGAAGCCTGGACCGAATTAGTATCGCTCATGGTTACAAAGGGAGCTCTCGAAACACCAAACCTGGTGGCCTTCTCGCTACAGGGCCTGCTGATCGCGGCACCCAAATACGAAAGAGCGCTTTCCGGCGATCTCGAATCGGCGGCTATGCTGGCCAAGCTGGTCCTCACACTGACGCATGCCATCAGCCATGCATCACAAGACAGCTCCGAGCAAACTGCCAGCGTGGCCATTGAACGACTCCTCGCCATATTCAGGGTGTCTCTCAAGGCAATCACTGACAGTGCCACGAGCTTAGCGCTCCGCGACGTGGCGTACAGGACTACATGCGCCATCTTGGCCTCGCTACCGAAGGCTCCCATCACGAGTCGTACCTCTCCGACCTCAAGCTCCAAGCAGCTATTACAACTGGTCCAAAACACCGGCGAACGCCTCTTCACGGTCGTGACCGAAGACGCCTTCTCTGGTCGTGGCATAACCCGCGTATCTGCCCTTCTCTTCCTGGACAGCCTAGTCTCCCTCTACCAAAGCCTGAAAGTCAACACCTCAATGCTCCGAGCCTTTACGAAGCTCAACTTTGTGCCTGTGCTCCTCGACACGAGCATCGGCAACGTTGCAGCAGCCTTTAAGAGTGAAGAAGAGACTGTCGCCACACTGGCCTACTTTCACACAGCCATGACTTTGCTCCTTCGAATCTGCCAGACTGCGGACGGCACGCAGCTGGTCCTGAACTCAGGTCTTTTCCAGACTGTGGATGATAGCAAGCTATTCAGCACGGATCCCGATCTTGGCCTGGATATTGATAACCCGAAAGCACTGCAAGAGTTTTACGCCATTCTCGCTGACACTTTACGGCTCATCACAGCCGTGGCTGTGCAGAAGAGTCCGCAGCCGGCCAAGCTGTTCTTGCAGCAAAATAGATTTACAGTGCAGGCGATCTTCAAGCAAGCGTCGAGAGGGCTGGCGCTTGATGTGGCAGAGGAGTTGAGTAGGTTGATACTGGCGACGGACTTCCTTGAT GACGATCAGGCAGCGCCGGGCAGCACACGCGTGAATGGTTTCACATGA